Proteins from one Malaya genurostris strain Urasoe2022 chromosome 2, Malgen_1.1, whole genome shotgun sequence genomic window:
- the LOC131431056 gene encoding troponin C isoform X1, whose protein sequence is MEDEEQRLLIMRKAFQMFDTTKSGFIDTVKISTILDTLGQKFDEGELQDLIEQEDPEETGKVSFDGFANIASNFLIEDEDAEAMEKELKEAFRLYDREGNGYITTSTLKEILAALDDKLSNEDLDGMINEIDADGSGTVDFDEFMEMMTGE, encoded by the exons ATG GAGGATGAAGAACAAAGGCTGCTCATCATGCGCAAAGCATTCCAAATGTTCGACACAACCAAATCGGGTTTCATAGATACCGTCAAAATTTCCACCATCCTCGACACACTGGGCCAAAAGTTTGACGAGGGTGAACTACAGGATCTAATCGAACAGGAGGATCCCGAAGAAACGGGAAAGGTGAGCTTCGATGGATTCGCGAACATTGCATCTAACTTTCTGATAGAGGATGAGGATGCCGAAGCCATGgagaaagaactgaaagaagcTTTTAGATTGTACGATCGAGAAGGCAATGGCTACATTACCACTAG CACACTAAAGGAAATCTTGGCTGCTCTAGACGATAAACTATCGAACGAAGACCTGGACGGTATGATAAATGAAATCGATGCCGACGGTTCCGGTACTGTTGACTTTGATG AGTTCATGGAAATGATGACTGGGGAATAA
- the LOC131431056 gene encoding troponin C isoform X2 yields the protein MRKAFQMFDTTKSGFIDTVKISTILDTLGQKFDEGELQDLIEQEDPEETGKVSFDGFANIASNFLIEDEDAEAMEKELKEAFRLYDREGNGYITTSTLKEILAALDDKLSNEDLDGMINEIDADGSGTVDFDEFMEMMTGE from the exons ATGCGCAAAGCATTCCAAATGTTCGACACAACCAAATCGGGTTTCATAGATACCGTCAAAATTTCCACCATCCTCGACACACTGGGCCAAAAGTTTGACGAGGGTGAACTACAGGATCTAATCGAACAGGAGGATCCCGAAGAAACGGGAAAGGTGAGCTTCGATGGATTCGCGAACATTGCATCTAACTTTCTGATAGAGGATGAGGATGCCGAAGCCATGgagaaagaactgaaagaagcTTTTAGATTGTACGATCGAGAAGGCAATGGCTACATTACCACTAG CACACTAAAGGAAATCTTGGCTGCTCTAGACGATAAACTATCGAACGAAGACCTGGACGGTATGATAAATGAAATCGATGCCGACGGTTCCGGTACTGTTGACTTTGATG AGTTCATGGAAATGATGACTGGGGAATAA